In a single window of the Populus alba chromosome 16, ASM523922v2, whole genome shotgun sequence genome:
- the LOC118062964 gene encoding alpha carbonic anhydrase 1, chloroplastic has product MRARLQNMAPQLSSSFISIALLFAVAFANFGQQAHGSVFEFSYAGLHGPANWGSLNPKFSTCSSGKLQSPINIIKNEAVGNKSLTPLTRVYKRGNAILVNNGFNIGVHYEANCGALIVDGKNYTFKQMHWHSPSEHQIDGVQYAAELHLVHLSDSGAIAVVSMLYELGDADPFISKITKKLGDLAKDACAGNEEAQIPIGPLDNKLLRKNTRKYYRYIGSITSPPCTENVIWNVLGKVRTISKEQVEALKAPLGADYKQNSRPLQSLNGRKVELYNEFSD; this is encoded by the exons ATGAGAGCACGCCTGCAAAATATGGCTCCTCAACTCTCCTCCTCTTTCATTTCTATTGCATTGTTGTTTGCTGTTGCTTTCGCAAATTTTGGACAGCAAGCTCATG GTTCTGTATTTGAATTCAGTTATGCTGGTTTACATGGCCCTGCCAACTGGGGAAGCTTGAACCCCAAATTCTCAACATGCTCATCTGGGAAACTTCAGTCTCCTATCAACATCATCAAGAACGAGGCAGTCGGAAACAAAAGTTTGACACCCTTGACCAGGGTTTACAAGCGTGGAAATGCTATTCTTGTTAACAATGGCTTTAATATTGGG GTGCACTATGAGGCGAACTGTGGAGCCTTGATTGTAGATGGTAAAAACTACACATTTAAGCAAATGCACTGGCATTCTCCCTCCGAACATCAGATTGATGGAGTCCA ATACGCTGCCGAGCTTCATCTGGTCCACCTGTCAGATTCCGGCGCCATCGCTGTTGTGTCAATGCTCTACGAACTTGGTGATGCTGATCCGTTTATCAGTAAG ATTACAAAGAAGCTGGGTGATCTAGCGAAGGACGCGTGTGCAGGCAATGAAGAAGCCCAAATTCCTATTGGGCCATTAGACAATAagctattaagaaaaaataccCGCAAGTATTACAGATACATCGGCTCTATCACCAGCCCACCATGCACTGAAAATGTGATCTGGAACGTTCTTGGCAAg GTGAGAACAATATCCAAGGAGCAGGTAGAAGCCCTGAAAGCTCCGTTGGGTGCTGATTACAAGCAGAACTCGAGGCCTTTGCAGTCACTGAATGGAAGAAAGGTTGAACTATATAATGAATTCTCCGATTAA
- the LOC118062650 gene encoding serine/threonine-protein kinase AFC1 isoform X2 — translation METQRITEFPHKNMDKRPRKRQRLTWDIPPPPPPFLAPAKVVPGMFCGQEFGNGNGVIPNYGLFYNRNGSPPWRPDDKDGHYVFAIGDNLTPRYRILGKMGEGTFGQVLECFDNEKKELVAIKIVRSIHKYREAAMTEIDVLQRLARHDIGSTRCVQIRNWFDYRNHVCIVFEKLGPSLYDFLRKNSYRSFPIDLVRELGRQLLESVAFMHDLHLIHTDLKPENILLVSSEYIKVPDYKFLSRSTKDGSYFKNLPKSSAIKLIDFGSTTFEHQDHSYVVSTRHYRAPEVILGLGWNYPCDIWSVGCILVELCSGEALFQTHENLEHLAMMERVLGPLPQHMVVRAERAEKYFRRGMRLDWPEGATSRESMKAVMKLPRLPNLIMQHVDHSAGELIDLLQGLLRYDPAERLKAREALRHPFFSRDLRRYGYPL, via the exons ATGGAGACGCAGAGAATAACAGAGTTTCCACATAAAAACATGGATAAGCGTCCTAGGAAACGACAGCGTTTAACATGGGACatacctcctcctcctcctcctttcttAGCTCCTGCGAAG gtGGTTCCAGGGATGTTCTGTGGTCAGGAATTTGGGAATGGGAATGGAGTGATTCCAAATTACGGGTTGTTTTACAATCGGAATGGTTCACCTCCTTGGAGACCTGATGATAAAGATGGACATTATGTTTTTGCTATTGGAGACAATTTGACTCCGCGCT ACAGGATTCTTGGCAAGATGGGCGAAG GGACTTTTGGGCAAGTCTTGGAATGTTTtgataatgaaaagaaagaattagTGGCAATCAAAATTGTCCGATCCATACACAAGTATCGCGAAGCTGCCATGACTGAAATTGATGTATTGCAGAGGCTGGCCAGGCATGATATTGGTAGCACACG TTGTGTACAAATACGGAATTGGTTTGACTATCGTAATCATGTTTGTATT GTATTTGAGAAGCTTGGACCAAGCTTATACGATTTTCTCCGCAAAAACAGCTATCGTTCATTTCCCATTGATCTTGTCCGGGAGCTTGGCAGACAACTTTTGGAGTCTGTTGCAT TTATGCATGATTTACATCTGATTCATACCGACTTGAAGCCTGAAAATATTCTACTGGTTTCCTCTGAGTACATCAAAGTGCCAGATTACAAG TTTCTTTCGCGATCCACAAAAGATGGTTCCTACTTCAAGAATCTTCCCAAGTCAAGTGCTATTAAGCTCATTGATTTTGGAAGTACCACATTTGAACATCAGGATCACAGCTATGTGGTGTCAACACGGCATTATCGTGCACCAGAGGTTATTTTAG GTCTTGGATGGAACTATCCCTGCGATATATGGAGTGTGGGTTGCATACTTGTTGAATTATGTTCT GGTGAGGCTCTTTTTCAAACTCATGAGAACTTGGAGCATCTTGCCATGATGGAGAGGGTTTTAGGGCCGTTGCCACAACATATGGTGGTCAGGGCTGA ACGTGCTGAGAAATATTTCAGGAGAGGCATGAGATTGGATTGGCCTGAGGGTGCAACCTCAAGAGAAAGCATGAAAGCAGTAATGAAGTTGCCTCGTTTGCCT AACCTAATAATGCAGCACGTGGATCATTCTGCTGGTGAATTAATTGATCTCTTGCAAGGTCTCCTAAGATATGATCCAGCAGAGCGGCTCAAAGCCAGGGAAGCTTTAAGGCACCCATTCTTCTCAAGAGATCTTAGAAGATATGGCTATCCCTTGTAG
- the LOC118062640 gene encoding large ribosomal subunit protein uL23, translating to MAPKDVKKADAKTQAQKAAKALKSGAPAFKKSKKIRTKVTFHRPRTLKKERNPKYPRISATPRNKLDHYQILKYPLTTESAMKKIEDNNTLVFIVDIRANKKKIKDAVKKMYDIQTKKVNTLIRPDGTKKAYVRLTPDYDALDVANKIGII from the exons ATGGCTCCTAAAG ATGTAAAGAAGGCTGATGCAAAGACACAGGCTCAGAAAGCTGCCAAGGCCTTGAAATCGGGTGCACCAGCTTTCAAGAAGTCCAAGAAGATACGAACTAAGGTCACATTTCATCGTCCCAGGACATTGAAGAAGGAAAGGAACCCCAAGTACCCTCGCATTAGTGCAACTCCAAGGAACAAGCTTGATCATTATCAGATCCTAAAGTATCCTCTCACAACTGAGTCAGCGATGAAGAAGATTGAGGACAACAACACTTTAGTTTTCATTGTTGACATTCGAGCCAATAAGAAGAAGATTAAGGATGCTGTGAAGAAGATGTATGACATTCAAACCAAGAAAGTGAATACCTTAATCAG GCCGGATGGGACAAAGAAGGCGTATGTTAGATTGACACCAGATTACGATGCTTTGGATGTGGCAAACAAGATCGGAATAATCTAA
- the LOC118062650 gene encoding serine/threonine-protein kinase AFC1 isoform X1 translates to METQRITEFPHKNMDKRPRKRQRLTWDIPPPPPPFLAPAKVVPGMFCGQEFGNGNGVIPNYGLFYNRNGSPPWRPDDKDGHYVFAIGDNLTPRYRILGKMGEGTFGQVLECFDNEKKELVAIKIVRSIHKYREAAMTEIDVLQRLARHDIGSTRCVQIRNWFDYRNHVCIVFEKLGPSLYDFLRKNSYRSFPIDLVRELGRQLLESVAFMHDLHLIHTDLKPENILLVSSEYIKVPDYKFLSRSTKDGSYFKNLPKSSAIKLIDFGSTTFEHQDHSYVVSTRHYRAPEVILGLGWNYPCDIWSVGCILVELCSGEALFQTHENLEHLAMMERVLGPLPQHMVVRADRRAEKYFRRGMRLDWPEGATSRESMKAVMKLPRLPNLIMQHVDHSAGELIDLLQGLLRYDPAERLKAREALRHPFFSRDLRRYGYPL, encoded by the exons ATGGAGACGCAGAGAATAACAGAGTTTCCACATAAAAACATGGATAAGCGTCCTAGGAAACGACAGCGTTTAACATGGGACatacctcctcctcctcctcctttcttAGCTCCTGCGAAG gtGGTTCCAGGGATGTTCTGTGGTCAGGAATTTGGGAATGGGAATGGAGTGATTCCAAATTACGGGTTGTTTTACAATCGGAATGGTTCACCTCCTTGGAGACCTGATGATAAAGATGGACATTATGTTTTTGCTATTGGAGACAATTTGACTCCGCGCT ACAGGATTCTTGGCAAGATGGGCGAAG GGACTTTTGGGCAAGTCTTGGAATGTTTtgataatgaaaagaaagaattagTGGCAATCAAAATTGTCCGATCCATACACAAGTATCGCGAAGCTGCCATGACTGAAATTGATGTATTGCAGAGGCTGGCCAGGCATGATATTGGTAGCACACG TTGTGTACAAATACGGAATTGGTTTGACTATCGTAATCATGTTTGTATT GTATTTGAGAAGCTTGGACCAAGCTTATACGATTTTCTCCGCAAAAACAGCTATCGTTCATTTCCCATTGATCTTGTCCGGGAGCTTGGCAGACAACTTTTGGAGTCTGTTGCAT TTATGCATGATTTACATCTGATTCATACCGACTTGAAGCCTGAAAATATTCTACTGGTTTCCTCTGAGTACATCAAAGTGCCAGATTACAAG TTTCTTTCGCGATCCACAAAAGATGGTTCCTACTTCAAGAATCTTCCCAAGTCAAGTGCTATTAAGCTCATTGATTTTGGAAGTACCACATTTGAACATCAGGATCACAGCTATGTGGTGTCAACACGGCATTATCGTGCACCAGAGGTTATTTTAG GTCTTGGATGGAACTATCCCTGCGATATATGGAGTGTGGGTTGCATACTTGTTGAATTATGTTCT GGTGAGGCTCTTTTTCAAACTCATGAGAACTTGGAGCATCTTGCCATGATGGAGAGGGTTTTAGGGCCGTTGCCACAACATATGGTGGTCAGGGCTGA TAGACGTGCTGAGAAATATTTCAGGAGAGGCATGAGATTGGATTGGCCTGAGGGTGCAACCTCAAGAGAAAGCATGAAAGCAGTAATGAAGTTGCCTCGTTTGCCT AACCTAATAATGCAGCACGTGGATCATTCTGCTGGTGAATTAATTGATCTCTTGCAAGGTCTCCTAAGATATGATCCAGCAGAGCGGCTCAAAGCCAGGGAAGCTTTAAGGCACCCATTCTTCTCAAGAGATCTTAGAAGATATGGCTATCCCTTGTAG